The DNA window TTAAGCGAGAGCGCACGACACACAAAATTGTATCTATTCGCCGCGGCGAGAGAGACGACAAACAAACTTTCTACTTTTGCGCGGGCGCATTTTCGCCGAAAGACGACGTTTTCGCCGCACGACGAAAATTCCAATACGCGGCGAGAATAACACGCACGCACACTAGAGCATTTGTGTTTACAAAATTTTCACCCATACATGTGAGAGGGAAAATTTCATGTTCCCCttccttttttggtttttatttccCGCATACGTACTCAAAGCAATTGCGTTGTTACTTCAAGAGTTTTCCTCTGTAGCATTTTCCCTTTGGATTTTCCATTAAACTAAATCCATTCGCCGACACCGACACACACGCGCTTTCGATTACTCCACTGCCTTCACGTCTTCTTCTTCTGTCACTTCAGCTGCTGTTATCGATTTCTCGTACACGCACAGATTTTCGCTGCCTCTTTGTCGCACACTCTCGcgctctctccctctcgcaCTCGTTTGAGCTCGCGCCAcgacaaaaatatattctcCGTTCCGTTTCACAAAGTGCACGGCACGAAAAGTTTCCACAGACTGATTCTGATTAGACCTGCTGGCGCTGTCGCTGCCCAAAATCGCTCTGCGTTTTACGTTTACGCGAAAGAGCAAGAGAGAAGCGAAACGAGAGATTCACGAGAGAGCCGCACGAGTGAAACACGAgagaacaagaacaacatcCACTGGCCTACCGCATCGCTGCGTGAGCGAGATGACAAGTGAGGGGCGCTCGGCAACAGCAGGCTATCTGCGTCGCACTCGCACAAATTGAGCTTACGCTGTGACTGTGTGGGTGGCGTCGTTTCTAATTGAATCCAACTGTCAAATGAGAGAGATTAACGCACATATTCGTATGTATGTGCGTGCAGTGTGCCCGTGTATTGGCCTTGGCGTTTATAATTAACACAAAAATGCCCGTTTTCGCAgattttttctccttttttttgttggtctGCCGttcgcatttcattttgttgaaATCCGCGACGAACCTGTTTTTGGCCATATGCAAAGTGCGTTTTCTTGCATCATTTGCCGCCTCTTGATTTCCGATgcaaaaaaggggaaaaacggtaaaacaaaataaaaaaatttgcatCTCAAAGGATTTAGGCATTGTCCTTGAATAATTTTTCACACTCTTCACACAGACAGCTTTTATGCACGAATCTAGCTTAGAGCAAAAAGGGGATAGAAAAAAGTATAGCGATTCATCAAGTGATGAAAATATATGATGATGACAATTCCGCAAAAAACTACCTGTTTTGCACAAATCCTTTCAGGGTAACACCTTCTCTATCTTGTATTTTAATTACGGTCTATAcataacatatatgtatgtatgtataaactGGTGTGTTTTACTACGCTTAATTGCAATCGCAATGAAGATCAGTACTGGGAGCAGGGATCagattttttgcattttgttttagcAATTATTACAGATCCTTTGAAAAGAGGAGCTAGCTCACATTTGCTTCAGAAAAGTGCTGGTCGTATCCAtcttaacaattttaaaaaaccgATGGGCACTCAACCATTAGATAATCGTTACTCAAGTAGAATGGCAGTAGAAAAATACACGAGCTCCACATTGctcatttttcaaataaatttcacaCATTTGAAGTTAACTTTTTACTACGTTAATGATAAAATGTGGAAAACACATTGTATGAAACACATACAAAGTGTTAAAACCGTTAAAACCTATACTAATTAAGAAAAAGCTACACTAGATTCggtgaaaagtatgtaataaGTAGAACCAAGCGCTTAtgaatatattcttgatcaggaccacTTGCAAAACTGATCTGGTCacgtccgtttgtccgtccgtatagaaCTAGACCTACTTTATGCCGTTTTTGCTCATTTTTGTTCATATTGGTCCTGCCAATTTCTATCTTTAAgtcaaaaacattttggccacgcccatgctaacgcccacaagctgCAAAATGCAGTCTCGtccataattttattatttcttttgcttcttttatatattgatttgCTTTGTAATGATTCGTAATGGGTATCTGCTAGTCGAGTAATTCCATTTAGCGTTATCTCGTGTGCTTTTAATAGCattcatttgcatgcaaatgcaaatgaatttaCCATTGATTGCATAGATCCACGAAATTAACCAGAACTTACACTCCAATTTTTGTTGAAGACGAAAggctttctttttttatataaagaaTTTCTCTTCTGATCAAAAACTTGGAAGGCAGCGAGAAAGTGTAGTTTCCATTCATCTTTAACGATAACTGTTTAGAATTACAAACAAAGATTTCGTTCTTCATACCCATTATTTTCTAAAACAAcgcttatatatatacaaatgttaCAAGAAACAGTTATTTACTAGAAGTATAAAACTGCTATAGATATTTAATGATCCTATCAACCTTGTCGAATCGACTGAATACATATATTCATTTGTTGAATTGCCGCGTTTAAATACCCATAGTTTTATAGTTTTCAGACAATATACCAATATGTTTTATACgaataaaatttttatgatAATTATTAGTCATAATTACATTATCATTTGAAATACGTCTCAGTGTAGATATTTCCGAATTTTAAGCGTTCCGGTCTGTAAATTTTGAATGTTTATACGAATCCAATAATTGAACAGcaatttatttccatttatgTAGCTTGCTGATCAGATCTTTGCTTTTTGGGGAACATATTTAAGTTTGAGCTTGAGcggttctgtttctgtttatttctctctgtgtatgCTTAAATTGGGATTTTGGGTTTTATGTGATTGTTAAGTATAATCGAACTATAGCTCGGTTAATGCCATAAGCGATCCAGTTCATTTTTACCATATATACTCCCTCAGGAAAAGGAAGAATTTTGGTTACGTAATGATTAAATTTCTCTGTTGATAGCTTTTCCAGCAATATGTCATgctgaaaaggaaaacacatCTAaatcacaaacgaaattcaCAGTTCTTTTCGCTTTACGTACGTCGTAGGGGCAGGAATGGTTCATATTGGAGGCGTCTTTGAAAACACTGAAAATGAACTTAAAAATGGGATACGAGTTctgatttttaataaatttgcaGCCATCTACAGTTACATTGTAGAGAAATGGCTTATAGCCACTCAAGCGTTTGTAAATGGCCGCATTCACCTGTGTACATAGGACGTAGAAATGTTAATAAGCTAGAAGGTATGTGTTGTACAACATACTCGTACCTTGACTGAGCTCACAGGAGTTTTGTAGAGATTAACTTTAAGGGAAATGTATTTGTACGTCCGGTTTACGGATTTTATGTGACAGTACTCGAACCCGCAAAAGTTTCTATCCAATGACTCACACTGGAAATTCGTGAATTCAACTAGAGAATGCGCCTACAATGAAGAAGCTGCAGTCGTATTTATCGAACAGTATAATTGAAGCTTTACCCCTTCGATCAGATACATAATGACTAGGAACGCCACggaaaaattcatttttctaCACACTTTAAAGCGGGAAGGTATATGGACAACTGATCGAAACTTCAAAACTTAGCTTTAAAGTTTGAACTGAATGCTATCAAGCAATAAACATCCAAAAACTAATTACACTACTTTCGGCAATTACCTAAAAGAGCAATTATCCATTGGAAACCGATTACCGATTAAATGGTGTAGATTTATATGTTCAGATACAAGATGGTGTAATTGCCTTTATTTACTTGATATACATATGAGGTACAATTTCAGTCAACGACTTACATTCGAATCACTGAAAACACATCGTcccaaatatataaaatatatatacatatgtatatctgaaTATAAAATAGAGCTTCTATGATTTAAACTAAAAGCCacagttattttttttaaatcgaaacaaaataaGTTGCGCTACAAATTATGTAATTGTGCAAGGGAAACATAGCCTGTTGATTAGgaattagtttaaaaaaaattaattttacgtAGCTTGCCGATCAGATCTTTGCTTTTTGGGGAAcatatttaagtttaagattttttctctctgtgtttGCTTACATTGGGATTTAGGGTTTTATGTGATTGTTAAGTATAATCGAACTATAGCTCGGTTAATGCCATAAGCGATCCAGTTCATTTTTACCATATATACTCCCTCAGGAAAAGGAAGAATTTTGGTTACGTAATGGTTAAATTTCTCTGTTGATAGCTTTTCCAGCAATATGTCATgctgaaaaggaaaacacatCTAaatcacaaacgaaattcaCAGTTCTTTTCGCTTTACGTACATCGTAGGGGCAGGAATGGTTTAAATTGGAGACGTCTTTGAAAACACTGAAAATGAACTTAGAAACGGGATTCGAGTTCTGATTTTCAAGAAATTTGCAGCCATCTACAGTTACATTGTAGAGAAATGGCTTATAGCCACTCAAGCGTTTGTAAATGGCCGTATTTACCTGAAAGTTTGAAATGTTAACGAGCTAGGAAGTATGTGTTGTACAACATACCTTGACTGAGCTCACAGGAGTTTTGTAGAGATTAACTTTAAGGGAAATGTATTTGTACGTCCGGTTTACGGATTTTATGTGACAGTACTCGAACCCGCAAAAGTTTCTATCCAATGACTCACACTGGAAATTCGTGAATTCAACTAGAGAATGCGCCTACAATGAAGAAGCTGCAGTCGTATTTATCGAACAGTTTAATTGAAGCTTTACCCCTTCGATCAGATACATAATCACTAGGAACGCCACggaaaaattcatttttctaCACACTTTAAAGCGGGAAGGTATATCGACAACTGATCGAAACTTCAAAACTTagctttaaagtttaaactgAATGCTATTAAGCTATAAACATCCAAAAACTAATTACACTACTTTTCGGCAATTACCTAAAAGAGCAATTATCCATTGGTAACCGATTACCGATTAAATGGTGTAGATTTATATGTTCAGATACAAGATGGTGTAATTGCCTTTATTTACTTGAATGAGGTACAATTTCAGTCAACGACTTACATTCGAATCACTGAAAACACATCGTcccaaatatataaaatatatatacatatgtatatctgaaTATAAAATAGAGCTTCTATGATTTAAACTAAAAGCCacagttatttttt is part of the Drosophila yakuba strain Tai18E2 chromosome 2R, Prin_Dyak_Tai18E2_2.1, whole genome shotgun sequence genome and encodes:
- the LOC26534723 gene encoding uncharacterized protein LOC26534723, whose product is MNFSVAFLVIMYLIEGAHSLVEFTNFQCESLDRNFCGFEYCHIKSVNRTYKYISLKVNLYKTPVSSVKVNTAIYKRLSGYKPFLYNVTVDGCKFLENQNSNPVSKFIFSVFKDVSNLNHSCPYDHDILLEKLSTEKFNHYVTKILPFPEGVYMVKMNWIAYGINRAIVRLYLTIT
- the LOC6530022 gene encoding uncharacterized protein LOC6530022, with the protein product MNFSVAFLVIMYLIEGAHSLVEFTNFQCESLDRNFCGFEYCHIKSVNRTYKYISLKVNLYKTPVSSVKVNAAIYKRLSGYKPFLYNVTVDGCKFIKNQNSYPIFKFIFSVFKDASNMNHSCPYDHDILLEKLSTEKFNHYVTKILPFPEGVYMVKMNWIAYGINRAIVRLYLTIT